DNA from Sulfitobacter albidus:
TGGTGAACGTGAACGGCCCGCGCTACGGCGTGATCCACGGGGCGGACCGCCGCGTGCTGGGACTCAACAACATCGAGTTGATCACCGACCGCGATCTGCAAACCAACCTTGATGAGATCACGCGGGTGAAGGCCGACTACCCCGACCGCGCGATGATCGTCAGCATCATGGTCCCCTGCGAGGAACAGGCGTGGAAGGATATCCTGCCCAAGGTCGAGGCGACGGGCGCCGACGGGATCGAGCTGAACTTTGGTTGCCCGCACGGGATGAGCGAGCGGGGCATGGGGGCTGCCGTGGGGCAGGTGCCCGAATACATCGAAATGGTCACGCGCTGGTGCAAGCAATATTACTCCAAGCCGGTGATCGTGAAGCTGACGCCCAACATCACCGACATCCGCAAACCGGCGGAGGCGGCGCGGCGCGGTGGCGCCGATGCGGTGAGCCTGATCAACACGATCAACTCCATCGTTTCGGTCGATCTGGACACCATGTCGCCGCACCCGTCAATTGACGGCAAAGGCACGCACGGCGGCTATTGCGGCCCGGCGGTCAAACCCATCGCGCTGAGCATGGTCAGCGAGATCGCCCGCGCGCCGGCCACCGCCGGGATGCCGATCAGTGGCATCGGGGGCGTGACCACCTGGCGCGACGCGGCAGAATACATCACCATGGGCTGCGGCAACGTGCAGGTCTGCACCGCGGCGATGACCTATGGCTTCAAGGTCGTTCAGGAGATGATCTCGGGTTTGAGCGAATGGATGGACGAAAAGGGGCATACGTCAATTGCCGATTTCTGCGGGGCGGCGGTGCCGAACACGACCGACTGGCAGTATCTTAACCTCAATTACGTGTCGAAAGCGTCGATCAATCAGGATGACTGCATCAAATGCGGGCGCTGCTATGCGGCGTGTGAGGATACCTCGCATCAGGCGATCGCCATGTCCGATGACCGTACGTTCAGCGTGATTGATGCCGAATGTGTGGCCTGTAATCTGTGCGTTGAGGTCTGCCCGGTTGAGGATTGCATCACCATGGTGCCAATGGCGGCGGGGACGGTAGACCCGCGGACCGGGAAGACCGTCCAGCCGGAGTATGCCAACTGGACGACCCATCCCAATAACCCTGCCTCGACGGCGGCGGAGTGATCAGCCCTCGGTCTGCGCGAGGTTCTTGAGAATGGGCGCTGTCGGCAAAGGATCCGGCAGCGCAAGTTTTTCGAAGATGTCGCGCGGCGGGGCGTCGGAGATCTGTGCATTGACGATCGATGCGGACGTGGCGCTGCCGGGGCCCTTTTGTCCGTAACGTGTGAGGTCTAGCGCAGGGCTGCGTCCCCGCTCAAACCCTGTCTGCCCGTCTGCGGCGGCGCCACCGGATGCAGAGGCGACGACCTGATCCGGGGCGAGCGCCACAGAGGTATCGGGTGCAGCGATGACAGGCGGCAGCGTTGCCGGTTGGGCGGATGCGACTGGCGTTGCGAGAATAATAGACATGAGAGCCCCTTCCAAAGAAGAACAGAGCCCACCACCCAGCAGCACCGTAAGATCCAAAGCGTGAAGATTCGATTAATTGTTGGCCGGTGTCAGAAGCTGGCGAAACATCTGGTCCAGATGCGCCGTCGCCCGGGCATGCGGTGCATCGCCGCCGAGCAAAACGCTGATCTGTGCCTCGAAATCCGCGTAGTGCTGCGTCGTCGACCAGATCGTGAACAACAGATGCGCCGGATCCACCGGAGCAAGGCGTCCGTCGTCTATCCAGCCTTGGATCGCCGCGCATTTCTTCTCAAACAGGGGTTTGAGCTCATTGCGTAGATGGTCCCCGATCCGCGGCGCGCCTTGCAGGATTTCCCCGGCGAAGAGTTTGCTTTCGGCGGGCATGTCACGGGACATTTCCAGCTTGCGGCGCACGTAGCCGAGCAGTTCCTCGACCGGATCGCCGTCGGGGTCGAGTTCGATCAGCGGGTCCAGCCAGGTTTCGACCAACTGGCTGAGAAGCGTGACGTAGATCTCGGTCTTGCCGTCGAAATAATAGAGTAGATTTGGCTTGCTCAACCCAGCGCCCCGCGCGATCGCGTCAAGCGTGGCGCCCCCGTAGCCGTCGCGGGAAAATTCT
Protein-coding regions in this window:
- the preA gene encoding NAD-dependent dihydropyrimidine dehydrogenase subunit PreA, whose amino-acid sequence is MADLTTDFLGIKSPNPFWLASAPPTDKEYNVRRAFEAGWGGVVWKTLGSEGPPVVNVNGPRYGVIHGADRRVLGLNNIELITDRDLQTNLDEITRVKADYPDRAMIVSIMVPCEEQAWKDILPKVEATGADGIELNFGCPHGMSERGMGAAVGQVPEYIEMVTRWCKQYYSKPVIVKLTPNITDIRKPAEAARRGGADAVSLINTINSIVSVDLDTMSPHPSIDGKGTHGGYCGPAVKPIALSMVSEIARAPATAGMPISGIGGVTTWRDAAEYITMGCGNVQVCTAAMTYGFKVVQEMISGLSEWMDEKGHTSIADFCGAAVPNTTDWQYLNLNYVSKASINQDDCIKCGRCYAACEDTSHQAIAMSDDRTFSVIDAECVACNLCVEVCPVEDCITMVPMAAGTVDPRTGKTVQPEYANWTTHPNNPASTAAE
- a CDS encoding TetR/AcrR family transcriptional regulator; its protein translation is MRNRRLILDSALEEFSRDGYGGATLDAIARGAGLSKPNLLYYFDGKTEIYVTLLSQLVETWLDPLIELDPDGDPVEELLGYVRRKLEMSRDMPAESKLFAGEILQGAPRIGDHLRNELKPLFEKKCAAIQGWIDDGRLAPVDPAHLLFTIWSTTQHYADFEAQISVLLGGDAPHARATAHLDQMFRQLLTPANN